The nucleotide sequence ACAATGCACAACATAAGTATACATATCTTCATGACAGGAAAGGAACAGTGAGAAGAATGAAATTCTCATTTTATTTCTGCCCCTAAATcaacatttaaaggaaaaaatagaggggaaaaaatcccATTACCGCCTGCCACCATGCACCATTCCAAAAATTACTTTCTGCAGAATTGGTTTCACTTGTATTAGCCCACACTTCAACACAATACTGAAAATAAGGCAACAAGATTGAACAATATAATATTCAAAGTActaaaaaggataaataaaacttaacattattcaaaacaaataacgttttaaacactttaattttattttatgatataTGAGGCTTCCAAGACAAATTGACATCAAAATTTACCCAAAGGAACCTAAACTTGTTTAATTTTTACTCCATCAGTAAACAGTTTTActgtctccttttttattttagcaaaaacCATAAATTCAAtgatttcttattaatattaaacCAAAATTAAAGGGGGAACGTTTCAATTTCGATATTTTCTATTGATGTTGTTTGATGTTTGACAATGGAGTCTCCATAACCGGGATGAAGTTTGCTGCATTTGCCAAATTTAAAGCCAATCCTTGTCTGATATGTCCTTACCCAGTTTCCTTTCCCATTTAACAATCATTCAAattctaaacctgttttctcCCATTATGGGTCACAGGGGAGCCTGCCAAAGGCTATCCCGACCACTCATGGGCAAAGGGGACATCCTGGGGCCACActtcacacacccatgcacacctagggacaatttagagtaaccgaTTAACCaatgaaggatgtttttggacagtgggaggaagtgaGAGTCCCCTGGGAAAACCTTTGCATGCACGGggaaacatgcaaacttcacaaagaaaggtcccccattggtgttctgtttcagatcccccagccgggacttgaaccgtgGGCTTTCGGGAGCCAAGATTAACCCTTGTGGGAAACCATATTCCATATCCAAGTATTTTGAGGTATGGCTTGCAAACTGTACATGTTGTTGCCTTTAATGTAAATAACTGCTTAAGCAGTTAAGGGCTACTCCTTTAACCCCAACTTTGAAATTAAAATAGTATGATTAATAATATCAGatgccttttttaaattataaaaaatcctgttgtatatttttctattgaatatttctgttgaaatgtctTCTATTCTGTATTATCTTCAACATAGTGGTCTAACAGGCAGACTGTCTTTGATAAGAACAGGCTTTTCCTTCGTTGTTACATATCCCTCCACCACAGACTACATACTGCTCAATAAGTCCAACACTGAATCAATGATGATGTGTATTTGCTATTTTCTGAAGACACTTCCTTGAGTGTCAGACTGTTCAATTGTAATCTGAAGGTGTCAAAGACGCCATGCGACATGGATCGCCCATATTTTTGGGTCAATATCTTAAAACTCGAGGTAGGATTGTAACAAGCTGAGGTTTTTCACACCAGTTTGATGGCTTCTAAAGAAGACACGTTGATTCCACTGAGGGTTACAGTAGATGTGTAGACGTCATAGTTGGAGTCAGACCTGAATCCTGCTCGGGGCGTTGTTGCCTTCAgcagatgtgtgtttttttggtcaatCGTACTAACAAATTGTGTCATAATGTGTCGATAAGGTTAACTTTCAAATGATTTCACGGTCTGCCTCCTGACCCCTTCATCTCCCCTCCTCTGTTTTGCTCACGCACTACCAACTCCAATGACATGCACTTGTACACCGTCATACACCCACCGCCCTCAACGTCAACAGCAGAGGGGGGAGAGGAGTATAAAAGAGTTGGGGACTTCGGAGGTAGAGCAGTAGAAACATCTGGGGTCTCCAGAACTGATGAGAAGCTGCCAACCAGCTGCACTgcactttcttcttcttcccacTCTTCTGGACCTCTGAGTAGTCAGAGTCGTTCAGACTCCAGCTCACGCACGCACACCCTTTCCTGTGTGAACCTCCTTCTCTTGCTCCTGTAGCGCTGGTAGTGCACTCTTGTCACAGCATGCAGCTCCTGGTGGTGTTAGCAGCTCTCATGGGGGTTCTGTTCAGCGTTAGAGCAGCTGCCGTGCTTCCTGTGGAGGACAGAAGCTCCATCCATGTGAACAGGGTGAGAAAAAAAGGATCATTTTCCAATTATCATTTCAAGAGATTATAAAAACCATTTTCATTGCAATTTTTAGGACTATTTGTTGTGTTTAAAAGTATCTTTAAATAGTTATTTTTCCTATCAAAAACTattgattgtatttattttataataaattcTGAAATGgattaaataatatatttattatcCATCAATTCATGTGAAAATTATGTTTAACCTATATTTATGAGAAAATTTacactttcattttttcccccaacaattttgtatgaaaataaattttttcCTCATGTCTGACCTTTTTTGGTTAGGAGCTGAGCAAAGAGCGTAAGGAACTGATCCTTAAGCTGGTGTCTGGCTTGCTCGATGGATCTCTGGACACCAACATGCTGCCCGGGGAAGCGGCACCTGTGGACTTCGAGGAGCCATTAGAGTCTCGCCTGGAGGAGAGGGCTGTCTATAACAGGTTATCGCTGCCTCAGCGTGACCGAAAAGCCCCTTGCAAAAACTTCTTCTGGAAAACGTTCACCTCGTGCTAACAGCACCGCAGACCACCAGGCTCTGCCCACATCTTGTCCTCCTTCCAGCCCCAGCTCCCCATGAACTGTAGTAGACCTCGGCTGTGCGAACCATCTCCACCTGTGCAGCATCCATGGACTTTAATGAGACAATGTATCTGTTTGAATATTAACTATTTATCTATACaatgtatgtatttatgtatCAGTGccattccctttcggggtccaCAATAAAGCATGGATACGATGTTTGAGATTGTAAGCAGAGTTGATTGCTTTTTGAAAATTGTCCAGAAAAACTGTTCAGCAAATTTCTGTGATATAAATGCAAAAACTTAGATGACTCAAATTGTGTCAGGGGGTTTTTCTGTGCACAAATATATTTCTGTGTCCCTAAAAAACAGTGTTTGTCGTTCATGGTGCACGGAGAAGAAGTTCCTAAATTCCACTCAGTCAAATGCATTCTCTGATTCTTTATTTGCTGCATAAAACCTAAACGTATGGTAAAACGACAAACATTCTTCCAGCTcaagaaaatattaaacattagGATGACAGTGCAAAAAATATCAGCTTTCTAGTGTAACTAAAAACCAAACCACCAAATCCAAggttttaatgctttttgaatttaaatggGCACAAAATGAAGATCATTGAAACGGTTTCAATAGCCGTCAGTTCGTGCTACTATTTTATTCTTAGTCACACATTGAGGGAGGAGTTTCAGTGACTTATCACAGGTCATTAATGCCGTCAATGATAAATAGATCAGAGTCTTCCTGTGTGTCAACGCAGTGTTGCAACAGCaccaggagctgcagcaaaTGAGCAGCCTTGAAAGTGACAAGTGGCTGTGCAATCAAACCACGAAAGCATGGATTCTGAGAGAAAGGTTCAGCATGGGAGCGACGGAAAGCAGGGAAGGCATTTGTTCAAGTGATTttgatgtttgtctgtttgaTAAAGTAAGCACAGCGGAGGCTTCGCCTGCATGAGGAGATGATGAAGCCTTGCCGGCATGACCCAACCAACACGCTTTATGGGTCTCGCTGTAAACAAGACACAAGTCACCAACCGGCTGCTTTGTTCTCAATCAGTCACACTACTATTACTGCACACACAGAGCCCTTCTGGCATGTTCAACCCGAGCGCCATGAGGGATTTTAGTGAGGGCCACAATCAAAGCTGATATTCAGCACAGATCCAAAGTCCTTATTAGTGACCTGATGgattttctgcaggtgaagtgtCTTGCTGTTTGCACCAGTTGAAATAAAtggcattttctttcatttgtgaGAAGCGCTGGATTAAAAAATATTCTCTTAATGTGTCACAAAGCGCTTTCAGAACATTAGATCTGTGAAAGACGCCTGCCTCACTCATTGCACCAAAGCACAATGAGAAATGTGCTTTTACATTGCTAATTTTTACACATAAACAGCATAACACAGCAAACCTGTCATTTTGTCTACCACTCCTAGCTGCTTGTAGTGTTCTTGGTAAGTAAAAAATAGCTTCAAGTAGGTTATTTAAGCACTTCCTAATGCTTATCTGCTTCAAATTTCAGCCcattataatgaaaaaaaaacacatttccaatcaacagtgaccccccccccactcacacacacacacacacttaagaAAAACATCATGCAGCTGGTAGAAAGACAAAGCAGCTCTCAGTGAGGTCTCGCCATCTTTCTGTGCAGAAGAATAGCTGTTAATGATCCACGATGGTGATGATTTCAAACTCCATGTTCTGATTCAATTGCAGGTTTTACAACAAAGGTCAAGTTTCTCACATTGCACTATTTTTACTCGAGCATAAGAAAGCTGGGAAATAATGTCATTgggcaaaactgtttttttcttttcttttaacgtTCTGAAAATCTCCCTTGATGGTAAGTAATACTGTCGTGAATCTCCAAGCCAAATAATTATACGCTTCTCATATCCACTTGGAACTCTGCTCTTTTAATGATGCTGAGCAGACAAAGGCTCTGGTGGGTTTTCATAATTACAGCTCATCACGCAGCATCTTTTCTTCttaacatattaaaaaacacagatttgcaGATGGAGAATGAGACGAGCTGCAACAGGTAGAGCTCCAGCTGAAACGTCTTCGGTAATGTGGAGCTTGCTAAAGATTTTTCGTTCAGTGATCGAAAGGTGGATCATCACCTGCAAGTTGAAATGGGAAACACTGAACAATTGGATGTCGGTGGAGATCCTGTCCACCCCTTGACTTCATGCCTCAGAGTTTAAATGAGCATATAGAGGAGCAACATCAAAGCAAATGGCTGCAAGCAAAGCATTTTATTGGTTTCCTTTTGATctgaaggaggagggggagCAGGGGTGCTCGGGCCTAACTGTGTAATCCAAATTTAAATGGGTCTCCATACCAgcatgtgtttaaaaataacaaaaaccttGGCATTGATGCTTCACCTcattgaaagaaataaaaaacgaCTTCAAAGAGAAAtcaaaattcagaaaataaagtttttgactttatttggtgTTGAGTTATGAATTTTGAGGAATGTAGTTTTGTTTTGGACGGACGATGTGTTTTGGTGTAATTTATGAAAAGGCGACACAAATTGATCACTATAATCATTGCAGCATCTGTATCCTATCCTGTTAGGAGGAAAGCACAGTTGTTCACTTgaaatctgaaaataaataacatttcaaaattggattaaaaaaaattttgttttatgattactgagcttttcaaaaatgtgaaattctCCTGAAACTCTTGAGCTTCTATAATCCACTTTCTAATTTTGTATTCAAAGTACTTCATAGGCAGATAAATGGAAGTCAGAGTTACCTCTAAAGAATACCGCtcctaaaatacatttaaattccaGAGAGGCTGTGACATTTATATCAGCATCTGGTAAATCTCAGGCAGAATGAACTCCAGACATATTAGCTCTGCTCCAATGACTTTCTGAGAagcaacacattttaaaaaggtagGAAATTGAGCAATTAAGCACTAGCAATGAATTGAGAAATACAGTAGATaaacaaagacgtccaacaGTGAATACCATCTTGTCATGGTCCTTTCTGTTGAATTGCAGAGGGCGGCTAAAGTTACTTTGCcagaattcaaaaacaaaatgtccgAAATGATGAGGAGTTTCTGTCCTGATAAAACAGgaaagttttctctttttcttttacaaaatcaAGTATTGTCATCATGTTGGtagttgtgtgcatttctgaagacATAATTGTAAGTATATTAttgctttttgttattttatgttgttctttaaaatgttcttttttactttttttttttttactttaaagcacTTTGGTACCCTAATGTCAttgtaaagtgctttataaattacgtttcattcattcattcattcattcatttagctAATGATTTTATTATTAGAACTGAATAACTGCAAGGTAAATCTTGATGTCTaggtaaatgttaaaataataaatgaaccTGCTATTAATGAGTTACTTCAGTTAAACGAGTGAAtttacataattttaaaaaaaatgaggattgtgccatttatttatttttaatctcagTTGCATTTTCTTAGTTCTTGTCACATTCTGTTTGTTGGTTTCCCCTGTCAGTCACATCAGGTTCAGATTTTcaattatccacagctgtcgTAGTTTTGGTTAATGAGTCTCAAAGTTTTTAGATGGTGTCGAGTTTTCAGTTCATCCTTGCCTGGTGTTCTGCTTTGCCGCACGATTGTTTCCCAGGTTTGTCatgctttgaggtttttttaaatgatgttttagtttgtgtctgaattccttcactacataGTTCAGGGTTTTTAGGGTTTTACTTCAGGTAATCAATGACATCATATTTgccatttaaaaggaaaagttgcttgttcttttcctttttggcTTGTTCCTCCATTTAAGCCTGTCTTGTGCATCCTCTGCCCTAACAcaagctaccttcatgtcttcgttcactgcatccataaacctcctctttggtcttcctatAGACAGCTTTAAAGTCAGCATCCTTCTACTATTATATACTTACTGTCTCCCCTCTGGACATGTACGAACCAAAAAAAAGTAGCGAGCATGGCGTCCAAatagcttttaaaatccagggaacGAGATAGTCCTGCACCATCTACGgtagttttttttagtagtcAGGATGTAGGGAGGGAATTTGTACACGGCCTCTATGTCTTGGTCATCTGCATTTATGgatcctccaccaccagtttgTCACAGAAAAGATTGTTTTCTTCATCACCTTAATATAAACATGGAGAAAGTGCATATCTACCCTTCTGCAGCAACATAATCATATTTGGTCTCATCTAAGTGCAGAGTAGAAAGTGAAGTAGAAAATCTAATTTTCACatagaaatattttgtttattggTAAATTGACTTTTAAATGTAGTCACTAACACTGTCCCAATGTGGGAGGGGCAAAATCACACTCTGAAGACAAGGTAAAGTCTGTCATGTGGATCAGAATTATAGGAAGAGCTCTTGAGTTTGGGTTTTCCTCAAAGGATTTCTTTGCTCACACAGCTCAAAGTTTTGGGATTTTTGGCCGATTTGAGCCCCCATAAGTAACATGGCTTTACGTTCAGCTGTATTCCAAGACAAACATGCTCACACATTCTACGGTTGGAAGGAAACACTAAGTGGATGCTTGTTGCTTCTGTTAACCAGAGCTTCTAGAGCTTCTGTTAACAGTGCTGCCCCAACAAACACATGACCCGGCTGTGAGATTTGCCTTTCCACAGCAACCTGCATAGAATGACACCAGTGCAGCCTAAATATTTTCAGACTGACAGAATTTTCAAAGAGACATTGAAGGCCTTGTAAGTTAGAATTACACAACGACAACATAACaacaaaatatcataaaataagAGCAGTTCAAATTCCTGTTAAGTATAGAATGAAATAGTAAAATTTAGTGAAAATTAGTGCTAGGGAAACTATGGGTGGagaattttttttgtggttatATTTGTATGTGAAATAGTTGAGCTGTGAGGACATAAAGGCATAGTTTTCTTCTCATGTTCTTCCACAAAACAAAGTAAAgcttagattgttttttttttgttgtttttttagcgtGAGCTCATCAGGAATGAAAGGTTAAATCATTTGGTGCTAGAGAGGCCAAGAAAGAGACAccaatgaaaagaaaagtacCAGAATAGATGCTAGAAGGGTGGTGATTGCAATCATTACATACATTCCTATAAAGTGAATTATTTCTCTACATTGTAGCCTCAGGCATAGATAGACAGATTGATTTATTCCAGACTCATAGTCCAATTATTAAAAAGGAGTACACAGACCCACTACATTAAAAAGGCATACTTAGGACTAGTAATGTAATCGTCCAAACGGCTTTTTGGCTGCACTTTGCTCATGCTTTAGTCGTCAGGCATTTTACAAGTTACAAATCAGGTGTGGTCGTAATTAACTGTACTGGAATTAATTTGCTTTTAACGGTTTTACAAGTTGTTGGACTTGCTTTTGCTGTATACCTCAAGATAACTCTAtaaattaaatgatttatttaaaataaaaactgaactgaaccaGACTGAATTACTGCCTCTATGTTAGCTAATATTTACTCAAATAAGTGTCATCTGCCTCTCTGGATCAAACGAAGGGGGCTCCTCAGGCTGTGTGATGTCCCATTTACACCTGTGACCCTGTGGCCACCTGAAGTTCCAACGTCCAACATTGTGAAGTCTACTGACAGTGCAGCCTAGCAGTTAGATATCACCCATCTTGTGGTCcggtgtcagaaaaaaaaaacacctctttTCAAATATATAGTTCAAAAAAAGCCAGTTTCTAGTTCAGAGTTAAATCAACATTGCATGTTTGCTGTAACCCACATCATACTATTAAACATACCTTTGCAGAAATGTTGGGTTGACACAAACAGCGACACTATGATTGTTCGTCTTGTTAGCAATGGATTTCCTGCTATAGATTTCCGACTTCTTTACAGTGTTCACACTTTTTACTCATTCACTCCCTCATTTTATGTACCggtgtatatataaatatatagagtAGAGCTAAAAGAGGCAGCCAGCTGCTGACGCATTTGGGGACCGGAATGCAGCAAAGCTTTATAATTACACACTGGATATTCACAGACGTGTGCAAAGATAAGTTACCCATAAGCATTTGCTAACGGATTAGATCACTAAACTCTAAGGGAGTTTTGTGAACTCTATGAAAAGTTTTTGTAACAATTTGCAACTTAGATAAAGGAGAAACAACGTTGTCATGCTTTAGTTACAATTTACCCTCACCAATGTTAGAGTAACTAATTCAACCtatgaaggatgtttttggacttatgggaggaagctggagggcCCGGATGCATCATGCATGCATGGAcaacatgtaaactccacacaaaaaggtcccAGCCAGTATTCCAACTAGGaccttataaaaaataaataaacttgcaCTGTAACTCATAAATGTGATCTGACAAAGGTAAAGGACAAAAATTAGCAATGTTTGCTGTTCATGTGACTTGTAATTAGGACAAAGTAAAGATTTGTCAAGCATGTTAACATTCGTTTGAAAACCCCAAACTCCAGCGTTCCACAAGACCTATGAACACCCATGCACACCATACGAGGGTTAAAATGGCCATGGCCAATGCAGGCTATTCTGTAGTTTTCCAATAAAAGATATAGGAACATTTGtatcagaaaacaaaacaattaaaaaaaagtcaatatg is from Oryzias latipes chromosome 7, ASM223467v1 and encodes:
- the LOC101173302 gene encoding somatostatin-1B produces the protein MQLLVVLAALMGVLFSVRAAAVLPVEDRSSIHVNRELSKERKELILKLVSGLLDGSLDTNMLPGEAAPVDFEEPLESRLEERAVYNRLSLPQRDRKAPCKNFFWKTFTSC